A single Syngnathoides biaculeatus isolate LvHL_M chromosome 18, ASM1980259v1, whole genome shotgun sequence DNA region contains:
- the acat1 gene encoding acetyl-CoA acetyltransferase, mitochondrial, with product MSSSGILTIRARTCKRLIQKYLSRTYTSRPSLNEVVIASSVRTPMGSFRGSLAAVPATKLGSVAIKGAIDKAGIKPEDVNEVYMGNVLQAGEGQAPTRQALLGAGLTLGTPATTINKVCASGMKSIMMAAQSLMCGHQNVMVAGGMESMSNVPYVMARETPSYGGIQMEDLIVKDGLTDVYNKFHMGNCAENTARNSNITREEQDSYAISSYSRSKAAYESGVLAKEIVPVSVPQRGKPDVVVSEDEEWRRVDFSKVPKLKAVFQKEGGTVTAANASTLNDGAAALVLMTAEAAKRHNVTPLARIVSFADAAVAPIDFPIAPAFAVPKVLDAAGLTKNDIAMWEINEAFSVVVLANIKMLGIDPAKVNVNGGAVSLGHPIGMSGARIVGHMVHNLKSGQYGLAGICNGGGGASSMIIQRF from the exons ATGTCATCCAGTGGGATTTTAACCATACGAGCTCGAACGTGCAAGCGCCTG ATTCAGAAATACCTCTCAAGAACCTATACGTCTCGTCCGTCTCTCAAC GAAGTGGTCATTGCCAGTTCAGTCCGCACTCCAATGGGCTCCTTTAGGGGCAGTCTGGCAGCTGTTCCGGCGACGAAACTTGGTTCTGTTGCTATAAAGGGAGCAATAGATAAAGCAG GAATAAAGCCTGAAGATGTAAATGAGGTCTACATGGGAAATGTGCTTCAAGCAGGCGAAGGACAGGCTCCCACCAGACAAGCTTTGCTTGGAGCAG GTTTGACACTTGGCACTCCAGCAACAACCATCAATAAAGTTTGTGCTTCTGGGATGAAATCAATCATGATGGCAGCCCAGAGTCTAATGTGTGGACACCAG AATGTGATGGTGGCGGGAGGTATGGAGAGCATGTCCAATGTGCCTTATGTGATGGCGAGAGAAACACCATCCTACGGTGGGATTCAAATGGAAGACCTCATTGTTAAGGACGGACTCACTGATGTCTACAATAAATTCCACATG GGGAACTGTGCAGAGAACACCGCTAGGAACAGCAACATCACCAGGGAAGAGCAAGACAGCTATGCAATCAGCTCATACTCGCGCAGTAAAGCCGCATACGAGTCAGGAGTGTTGGCCAAAGAGATTGTTCCAGTTAGCGTCCCACAAAGAG GCAAACCTGATGTAGTCGTGTCTGAGGATGAGGAGTGGAGGAGAGTGGACTTCAGCAAAGTTCCCAAACTCAAGGCTGTGTTTCAGAAAGAGGGTG gCACAGTGACTGCAGCCAATGCTAGCACTCTGAACGATGGGGCTGCTGCCCTTGTATTAATGACAGCAGAGgctgcaaaaagacacaatgtcaCTCCACTGGCCAGGATTGTAT CGTTTGCTGATGCAGCTGTTGCACCAATTGATTTCCCCATTGCGCCTGCATTTGCTGTACCAAAA GTTCTGGATGCAGCTGGGCTAACCAAAAATGATATTGCCATGTGGGAGATCAACGAGGCCTTCAGTGTGGTTGTTCTGGCCAACATTAAAATGCTGGGCATTGATCCTGCGAAAGTGAACGTCAACGGGGGAGCCGTGTCACTGGGACACCCCATTGG GATGTCTGGAGCAAGAATTGTAGGTCATATGGTGCACAACCTGAAGTCTGGCCAGTATGGTCTGGCAGGCATCTGCAATGGAGGCGGTGGAGCCTCTTCTATGATTATCCAAAGGTTTTAG